The Puniceicoccus vermicola genome contains the following window.
GTGCGAATTCCTTGGTCCTCAGGAAGCCTCCGGCGTGAGGCCAAGCGTTGACCCCGTTGATTTCGGTTGTCGATAGCTCTGCTATCGGGTAGCTTTTCGGATCGTGAGAACGATCCTCTATATTCACGTCCTTATACGATTGTCTGCCTGTGCAGTGTTTGTCGCTGGCGTTTACAAATTCGGTCTAATCTGGCGTGAACTGGCCTTGTTGATGCGCATTGCCGGGGCGAAGAAGGAGCGGTCGGAGTTGCTGGGCGAAATGCTGGATACCAGCCAATATCGTGAAGCAACTTATCAGCTTTTGTATTCTCCCCTGTTTTTAATGGTTCTTGGGGTGCTTCTGTTTTTGGGGGTGAGAGTGGTCACCCGAATGATCATCGGAAAGAAGGAGATGCACACGCTTCTCGAGCTCGACTCGAAGAATGGATTGGAGAGCAGATCTTAGTATCTGGTGAGCTGAAATGAATGACTAACGAAGACGAAACCCACCTCAATAGCCTCGCGGTGGCTCACTACGTAGTGGGGGGCTTTATGGTTCTCTTTGCCTGTATCCCCTTGATCCACATGACGGTTGGGTTGGTCTTGATTCTGGGGGGAGGCGAAATGGTCAATTCTGACGGGGAAATGCCGCCTCCATTTTTCGGATGGTTGTTCTTTTCGGCAGGGCTCCTTTTCTTTCTGCTGGGGCAGGCCGTGGCCGTCTCGATCATCCTTTCCGGTCGGTATCTCAAAAGGCGAAAAAATTACCTATTCTCCTTCGTCTTAGCGTGTATCGCCTGCACTTCCGTGCCCATCGGGACCGTCTTGGGTATTTTTACCATCATCGTCCTTTCACGCGAGTCGGTGAAAGCGATTTATGAGAGTGGACGGAACCTCGAAAATCAAATTCAGTAATATTTTAAAAGTATGACCGAAAATCAAAATAAGAAGTGGACGTGGTCCTCGCTGCGTTTGTGGGTTGTGTTGACGGGCTTGGCGGCCGTGATCGCGTTGCTGTTTGCCTTTGGGATGGCGATTCTTGGTCTCATCGTTTTGGGCGTTCTTGTCGTATTAACGGTGATCGTCGCAATCGCGTATGCATTGAAGAAGAAGTTTCAACACCGCAAGAATTAGAACGCAGCGTCCGAATCGGGACCGAAATGAGTGGAGTTTGTTTCGCGGGAACCGTTCCCTCTCTTCCAGCCTAAATATTCACCGCACCATTAGAATTAAATGCACACCATAGCCTTCATCAATAACATCGGCGCTGAGGAGTGGATGATCTTCTCGCTGGCTGCATTCATCATCGTGGTGCCTTTTTGGCAAATTTTTCGGCGAATCGGATGGCCTCCAGCCCTGTCGTTGGCGGCCCTGATCCCCGGTGTTGTCATCATTCTCCTCTTTGCTGTCGCATTTGGACGCTGGCAGGTTCGGGATCGGTAGCCGGATCCCGCGAAGTTTGCGTGGGAAAGCTTACTGCTCGATCTCTCTCCCGTAACGAGGGAGAATCGGCTGTTTAATAACCGAGCGCGAGGCCTTCTCTTCGAGGGTCAGCGGCGCCTTCGAGCCAGCCGTCGCTTCCGATGAGAATCGCTTGTACCGAGCCTGCGGCTTGTGCGTCCACGACCGGAAATCCTTTTGCGGTAAGAGCTGCGCGCAAAGATTCATTGCGGTAGAGTGGAGATTCCAACTCCGGTGTGCCGTTGCGGGAGATTACCCTTGGGGCGTTGACGGCCTCTTGTAGGCTAAAATCGAAGACAATGGTATTGAGGACGGCATTGAAGACGACTCCAATGATGCGACTTCCGCCGGGAGATCCGATGGCGAGAAACGGTTGATCCTCCTTGAGGACAATCGTTGGGCTCATGCTGGATCGAGGTCGCTTGGAACCGAGTGATTGAGCAGCCTCACCGAGCGCGGTTCGGCGGGGGAGGAGTCCGGCGGTAGGGCGGTTGGCCACCAAGGTGCCATCTTTGTTGGTCGCTCGACTGCTGAAGTCGGTCAACTCGTTGTTGAGCAAAAATCCCCGTCCGGGAACCGTGATTGCCGATCCGAAATGCTGTTCGATGGTCGAGGTGATCGAGGCGACGTTGCGATCTTTATCGACCACGCAGAAATGGGTGGTGGTGGGGCTCTCCGGTGCCAGATTGCCCACTTCGTCATGCTCGGTGGATCCCTTCGGTTTGCCCGGTGCGATCGGTGTCTTGATCGGCATGGAGTTGTTCAGGAGCTTGCCCCTCTCGTTGGCATAAGATTGTTCGAGTAATCCCTCGACGGGAACATCGATGAAATCGGCGTCGGCCATGTAGAAATTTCGATCGGCGAAGGCAAGGTTTTGAATATTGATCAGATCAGCAAAAGTGTCGGGCGCCCCCCATTCGAGATCGTCGGTGCCGCGGGCTTGAACGATGTTGAGCATGAGGGCGAGAGTCGCCCCCCCACTGGAGGGCATGGGCATTCCGAAGACGGAGTAGGGGCCAAATTGGGTCCGGACCGGCTTGCGGGTCACGGGTCGGTATCTTTCCATGTCGGAGAGTGTCAGGATCCCGGGCGAAGTCGGGGAGTTTTGTACCGCATCGACGATTTCGTCGGCAATCTCACCGCGATAGAAAATTTCCTCACCTTTGCTCGCAATCAATTCGAGGGTGTCGGCATAGTCGGGATTCTGAAAAAGATCCCCAGCGCGCAAGGGGGTTCCGTCCTCACGACTGAAGAGCTTTTGGGTGGCGGGAAACTGAGAGATTCGGTTCTAGTGGTGCTCCAGGTTAGCGGCGAAGGTTTCGGAGACGCGGAATCCCGTTCGCGCGATTTGGATCGCGGGGCGGCAAACTTCGGAGAAGCTGAGTGTGCCGTGTTCTTGGAGTAGCCAGTAGCATGAGGCCAAGGTCCCCGGTACGCCTACAGAGTTTCCGCCGGTGATTCTTTGACGAAACGGGATGCGCTTTCCATTCGAGTCGAGAAAGCGATGAGCCGAGAAGGCTTTGGGTGATTCTTCGCGTCCATCGAGGGCAAAGATTTTCTCTGTCCCTGAGTCGTATCCCATGGCAAAGAGGCCGCCGCCGATTCCGCTGGCGTAGGGCTCCGTGACAGAGAGAACCATTTGCACAGCGACAGCCGCGTCGAAAGCGTTTCCTCCGCCACGAAGAATCTCGACACCTGCCATGGTTGCGTGGTTCGACGACGAGGTCACCATCCCGTGTTCCGCGAAATACGATCCCCCTGACCCAGGACCAAATCGGGTGCCCACGGTTTGCCGGACTTCGGGGTCGGATTCGTTGACGATTACGGGAGAGGCGGCGGCGTCGATCACCGCTATGGCGAGAATCAGGAGGAGACCGCGCGAGAGATTGGATAGAATTTTAGTCATAGGAATTGTACGGAAATACTCCCGGAGGGAGCGGGCTCAGGCGAAGAAGGTGAGGGCTGTCCATCCGCCGACCGCGATGATCGCGGCGACACAACAGGGGACAATTTGGGTGCGGACATGGTCCATCAGATCGCATCCGGTCGCGAGAGAGCTGAGCACGGTCGTGTCCGAGATGGGAGAGGCCTGATCACCAAAGACACTGCCGTTGATGACCGCCGCGAAGCAGAGCTGAAGGAAGAAAACCGGATGATCCAAGGAGGATTGTGTCGCCAAGCTCCAAGCCAGAGGCATCGCTAACGGGAAGGTGACCGCAAAAGTGCCCCAGCTGGTTCCCGTGGAGAAAGCAATCACCAGGGTCAGGATGAAGAGAAGGAGCGGTAGCAAGTGGTAGGGAAGAGAGCTTCCTAATAATTCGACGAGAAAAAGGCCACCGCCGGTTTCCCGGCTCAATCCCCCAATGATGACGGCCAAGAGAAGAATCACGGCTCCATAAACCACCCCTTGCAGACCTGTGGAGATCCCCTCAATCAGAGACTTGAGGGACATGCCCCGAAATCGGCTGGTGAGGGCTGCAACGAAGAGAGCGATCGCGAAGGCCCAGAGAACGTTGGGCGAGTCGAAAAGCAGATAGGTGCCGACGGCGATGCCGATGATGAGAACCAAGGGAAGGAAAAATTCAAATGGGGCAGGGCGGTAGCCCTCGGGAACCGAAGCGGAGTGGAGGGATTTGTTTTCTTGAAGGGGAGTCGATCCGGGACGGTCAAGTTCTCCGGTTTCCCGGGATCGCCGGATGGCCGCTTTCAGGCCCTTCCCCATAAAGGGGAGTCGATCGATACTGATCAAAAAGGTGAAGAAAACCGCGAGGATCGCGTAAAAAAAGAGGGGAACGGAGGAGAAGAAAAAGGCGAGCCGGAGTTCTTCGGTAGCGAGGGCTGCGACTCCGCCGACGAAGAGCAGCCCCTGAACGTAAAAGGGCCAGGCGTTGAATGGCAGTAGGACGGCGATCGGAGAGGCGGTGGAATCGACAATGAAAGAAAGCTCTTCGTGGCTGATCTTTTCTTCGTCTGCGACCGGTTTGACGGTGGTTCCCACCAGGAGGGTGCTGATGGTTCCTCCTTGGAAGAAAAAGATGCCGAGGAACCATGCCGACAATTTGGCCGTCTTCGGCCCTCGGACGAAGCGATGGGTGATCCAGTCCGCAAAGGCTTGGGCCGCACCGTTGCGCGACCAGATGCCGAGTAGGCCGCCAAGGAATCCCAGATACAGAATGATGACGAGCGCCGCGGAAGGGGACGCGACCCCCGGGATCAGCACTTCTTCAGTGATGTTGTAGTTGCCCAGTAGTAGGGCTCCGGTGACAATCCCAGCGAGCAGAGAGGTCACGGGTTCTCGCGTTAAGAAGCAGAGGATGATCGTGACGAGAGCGGGAAAGATCGACCAAAATCCGTGGTGTTTCTCAGCCACCAAATGATAATATGCAGGAGCACTCGAATCCGAACGCTCTACGATCCACTCCTCATCCACACCAGGATCTGCGTCAGGGATATCGGAAGTAGAAGACTGAAGGCGTTCCCAAAGAATTGAGTCGGGAGCCTCGATGAAGAGAGAAGTTCCCGCGGCCTCTTGTTCTTTTTCAACCGCTTCGCTGTCGAGAGGGCTGGATTTGACTACCCATGTCTCTGATGAATACTGGCCGGCCCACCAGGACAAGCAGGCCGCGACAAGAAATACCCAAAGGGGGACCGACCGCAGCAGCCTCACTCTTTGACTCCTTCGGGCGGACTGGTTTGAAAGGCGATGCGGTCAATCGAGAAGATCTCGTCAGAGGCGTTGAAATAGCCTGAGAGCCCGAATCGTAGGTAGTTGATCTCACGATCAGGGCTGGTTTTCCCTTTTCCGAGGAAGAGGAACGGACCATCCGCTACTTGGTAGTATAGTTCGAACAGCTGATCCGCTTGATCGATTTTCATGGCAAGCGTGACGGGAACCTCTTGAACCGCGCCGAACACGGGGAGGGGATCCATGGAAACGGCCCCGTCTCCGAAGCTTTCACCGAGAACCGAAACCTCGTTTGCACCCGTTCGTTCGAGACGAATTTGGGCGAGTACATGTGGTCTTTCTTCATCGGGACTATCGACGACCCCGAGGCGAAGGGTTTCGGAAGCGGATTTCCCGCTAAACGACCATTCTTGGATTTCCAAAACCACCCAGAGAGGATCGATACCGAATCCATCATCTGAAACGTCGATGTAGGCGTTCGCGATACCACCGGGTGTTCTCCCGATTTCAAAGAAGCCCTCGCCATCGGTGCTTGAGCGATCAAAGGCGCCGTCCCAAGGATTCTGGAATTCTCCAGATGATTCCACCGATGTGAGAAAAGTGCCTTCCGGATCCTCGAAGTTCCATTCGTAGAGGATCTCTGCCTGAGTGGAGCCAGCGAGCAAGAGTCCGAGAAGAGTATATCGAAATTCAGAGAGTGAGATCATAGTTGCGGGTTCCTGTAAGTCTGCCGACGATCGCGTGAATGTCTACACACAACCTCGGAGACCATGGGCCTGCCGAAGGCTTTCGCTGAAAGACCTCATGGAAGGCGGGTGAAGTGGGAGAATTTGAGTTGGGAAGCGATTCGCTTCCCACTCTTGACTAGGACAGTTGCTTATTCGATCTCCGCGGACGACGAAGGAAAGCAATGGCCAGAGAACCCAATCCAAGCAGGCCTGCGAATTGTTCCGGTTCCGGGACCGCCGCTGTGAAGGAGACATCGTCAATGGCCATCCCGTGATCGAATGCTTCGGTATCATCATCGTGGAACCATCGTATCCAAAGTTCGCTTCCCTCTGCCCAGACAATATCGGAGACAGTGACGGATGAAAGCACGCTTTGATTTTGAGGTAGAGACCCATTCAGATTTTCTGCGACTCCACTGTTGTGAAGACTGGTAAACTCAAGATCTGGAATTTCCGTCCATGAGCCTGAATCCAGATTCGCGACCATTCCGATTTGGTAGCTCACGACAAACTGATTGCTTTGAGCGGTTTCACTTTCGAACCACTGCTCACCGGTATAGCCGAGAGTGAATTCTGTAAGTGTCGCTCCCGTGTTGTTGACCAGATTGAGGCCAAGCATCATATCTCCAGTCCCGGAGTAGGGACGCGTTCCTAGTGCTCCATCAGAGGCACTGGCACTGGAGCGCCACTGATATAGGTGAGACTCCGTCGAATTTCCCGAGCTGGTGATTCTGTAGTTCGTTGGTGCGCCTGAAGTGGCGGTTTGGTAGGCATACCATCCGGTGAATGTCGGTCCCGGAGTCGTCGGTCCCGGGGGCGGAGCCGAACCGTCATTCCACTCAGGAGTTGCGGCGCCAGAAGGAAGACCTGAGTCAAAATCCTCGGTGTAGGTAGATCCGGCTGTGTCATAGGAAATTCCGGTAGAGGGGAGCTGCGGACGATTCTCCGCAGAGGAAAAGCAATCCGACGGTTGCTCCAATGATAGGTTTCGTGGTGAAGTTTCGCTTTTTGATTTTTATATTTGTCATGGTTTTGCTCCGATTATTTACTATTTTTTCATAATTAGAGGGCGGATTCGGCCTCTAATGCAGGTTCCATGCCTAGCGATTCGCGGCAGTGCGGGACGGAGAGATCTGTCATCAGTCGGACTCCGGGCTTTGCGTTGAGAAGAGAGGGGATCGCGTTAACCAAGGCGGCTACGGTAGCGAGGTCGCCGGCGACTCCTCCTGGGATTGTTGCCTCGATCGAGGGAGAAGAGTCCAAGCGAATCATATCGTGTGGGTTCTCCGCGTCTAGGTACATTTTGAGATCGAGATGAATCCAGAATCCCTCGGCAGTTTCGGCTTGGACAACTTGGTGAAGTCCGGCGGTCTGTCCGGTTTCAACGGAGAAGTAGGCTGTTTCGATGTCGTGGTCTGCGATGACCGGATCAATGGTCTCGGAGATCATGCCGATCTTCCATCCGAGAGAGTTTGCGATGAGTGCCAGAGATTCTTGGAATCCGGCGTGTCCCGCTTTGCCTTGGGAGGCAAGAGAGCGAAACTCTTCGGGATCCATTCCACTGCCCACTTTTTTCTGGAGAGGCTGACGCCGCGTCGATGCGTCGACGACCCGTTCCCCATAAACTCCTTTTACCGATGCGCAAACCCCGCTGAGGCAGATTGGGAGAACGTCTAATACATAGCCGGGATTGACTCCTGTCCCCAGCACACGGCCGCCCGTGGTTTGGCAAAGCTCGTCAATCTCCTGGGTGGTTTCTGGGGCTCGGAGAGCGGGGAAGAGGAGCTCTTCGCAAGAAGAGACTACGGCGATTCCATGCTCCAACATGGGGCGGATCTGTGCGAACGATTGCTCGGCCTTTGATCCGGCGGTGTGCACGATGGCGTCTACCTCGGTGCTCGCGAGGAGTGCGGCAAAACTTTCGTAGACTTTTGCTTCCGGGAACGAGGACAGGTCTCCCGTGATTTCCCCCAATGAGCGCCCGATCAATTCGGGGCGAATGTCGATTCCGCCTACAACTTCGACCCAGCTTTTACGGGCGAGAAGGCGGAGGCTGGAGATTCCAATGGGACCCAAACCAAATTGGGCGACTTTGATGCGTTTGTTAATGTTCATACTGGACTCCCTTTATCAGGAGTGATGCCAAGTATGAAATTGACGCTTACATTGAAGTCTTTTTGAGTTATAAATGTATGTAGTTCAGTCTCTTAAATGTTTTAAGGGTCACGCCTGGCATTGCTTGATAATGTTGTCTAATAAGCATCATTATTGTATTAAATGCAACATTTTCGACTGCAGAAACTGTCTGTAGCCATGGGGTTGTGCCCGATTGTTAGCCGGGAGGAGGAGAGTTGCTCCGTGGATTGAGCTAAGTCGTCGAGAGAACTTTTTTCGCTTTCCGAAAAAAGGCGGTTCGCTCGATTCCTGCCATCCGCGCTGCGAGGGAGTAGTTTCCTCCGGCCCTCTCGACGATACTCCTGAAGTAGGCTTGCTCAAAGCGATCTTTGGCGATGTGGAAAGGTAGACCCGTGTCTACTTCGAATTCACTGTTGAAATCCGATTTGAGATCGGCAGCTGCTCTTACTTGAGAGGGAAGATCAGCCGCTTCGATGATCGGTTTTTGCACAAGAATGATTGATCTCTCAACCAGATGCTCCAGTTCGCGAATGTTTCCCGGCCAATTGTAGCGCTTGAGGACGGAAATCGCATCGCTGGAAAATTTCTTGGGTTTGTCCGTTTTGTCGCGGAAGCGTTCCAGAAAAAAATTGGCAAGGAGGGGGATGTCGGAAGGCCGCTCGCGGAGTGGGGGCAGATTCAGGTTCACGACGTTCAAGCTGTAGA
Protein-coding sequences here:
- a CDS encoding PEP-CTERM sorting domain-containing protein encodes the protein MEQPSDCFSSAENRPQLPSTGISYDTAGSTYTEDFDSGLPSGAATPEWNDGSAPPPGPTTPGPTFTGWYAYQTATSGAPTNYRITSSGNSTESHLYQWRSSASASDGALGTRPYSGTGDMMLGLNLVNNTGATLTEFTLGYTGEQWFESETAQSNQFVVSYQIGMVANLDSGSWTEIPDLEFTSLHNSGVAENLNGSLPQNQSVLSSVTVSDIVWAEGSELWIRWFHDDDTEAFDHGMAIDDVSFTAAVPEPEQFAGLLGLGSLAIAFLRRPRRSNKQLS
- a CDS encoding Na+/H+ antiporter NhaC family protein, which produces MRLLRSVPLWVFLVAACLSWWAGQYSSETWVVKSSPLDSEAVEKEQEAAGTSLFIEAPDSILWERLQSSTSDIPDADPGVDEEWIVERSDSSAPAYYHLVAEKHHGFWSIFPALVTIILCFLTREPVTSLLAGIVTGALLLGNYNITEEVLIPGVASPSAALVIILYLGFLGGLLGIWSRNGAAQAFADWITHRFVRGPKTAKLSAWFLGIFFFQGGTISTLLVGTTVKPVADEEKISHEELSFIVDSTASPIAVLLPFNAWPFYVQGLLFVGGVAALATEELRLAFFFSSVPLFFYAILAVFFTFLISIDRLPFMGKGLKAAIRRSRETGELDRPGSTPLQENKSLHSASVPEGYRPAPFEFFLPLVLIIGIAVGTYLLFDSPNVLWAFAIALFVAALTSRFRGMSLKSLIEGISTGLQGVVYGAVILLLAVIIGGLSRETGGGLFLVELLGSSLPYHLLPLLLFILTLVIAFSTGTSWGTFAVTFPLAMPLAWSLATQSSLDHPVFFLQLCFAAVINGSVFGDQASPISDTTVLSSLATGCDLMDHVRTQIVPCCVAAIIAVGGWTALTFFA
- a CDS encoding NAD(P)H-dependent amine dehydrogenase family protein, coding for MNINKRIKVAQFGLGPIGISSLRLLARKSWVEVVGGIDIRPELIGRSLGEITGDLSSFPEAKVYESFAALLASTEVDAIVHTAGSKAEQSFAQIRPMLEHGIAVVSSCEELLFPALRAPETTQEIDELCQTTGGRVLGTGVNPGYVLDVLPICLSGVCASVKGVYGERVVDASTRRQPLQKKVGSGMDPEEFRSLASQGKAGHAGFQESLALIANSLGWKIGMISETIDPVIADHDIETAYFSVETGQTAGLHQVVQAETAEGFWIHLDLKMYLDAENPHDMIRLDSSPSIEATIPGGVAGDLATVAALVNAIPSLLNAKPGVRLMTDLSVPHCRESLGMEPALEAESAL